The genomic region CGATTCTCGTTACGATGGTACCTTTACCACTACATACCGTGGTAACTGGCCTAAAGGGGGAGTTGCGGCGCAAACGCTGTATAATGCCAATAAACTGCCTGTTAGCCCAGGTGCGCCAATCCTGACGTTCTTAAATGCAGAATCCACCACTCCTATTACCTACCCCACTGGTGGAGGTACTAGTAACATAGGAGCAGGAACACTACCCGGCAGAGCCGATTATGTGATTTCGCCGCGTGGTATCAGCAGAATTGTCTACCCAGGCCTGTGGAAGCTGGGGCCTTACCGCACGGATAATGGTACTGGCTTAGGACAGCCTAACGCCGCCAGTACGCGTCCGTTCAACATTGCTAAATTCTCTGAGCTATACTTTGTAGCAGCAGAAGCAGCCGTAAAAGGCGCAACTCCCAAAACGGGCCAAAGTGCTAAGGAGTTGATCAATGTTATCCGTGCTCGGGCTGGTAAGTGGCGTTTCGACAATAACGGCAACACAGCTAAAGTACAGGATAATAGCGCTGCTATGGTGGCGTCCACGCCGAATACCATCGATATCAACTATATCCTGGCTGAACGCTCGCGTGAATACTACGGCGAAGGATACCGTTGGTATGATCTGGTGCGTACACAAAAGTGGAATGAGTTGGCTTCTACCTACCGTATCGGAGGAACCAACTACGGAGACCATACACCGGCAACGGTTACGCGTACCATTCAGCCGTTCCACTATCTGCGTCCTATTCCGCAGGTTCAGCTCGACCGTATGGATGTAGCAGCAGATGTAAAAGCTGCTTATCAAAATCCTGGCTACCAATAGGCTGATGAGAAAAGATTGGTTGCTCAAGACGGGCAGCCAATCTTTTCTATTATTTCTCCTTGATGTAGTAAGCAATCAGAGCGAAAACCAAGTAGCACGCATCGGCAGGCCGATGGCGCGTGCATAAAGTGCGTGTTCGTATAGCTTGGTATCCAAAGCATTGGCTGCTTCTGGTGTCCCTAGCAGCTATGGCCAAGACGCGCGCAAACGTATTCAAGTATTGACGCATGAATTCCCTCTTAAGAGTAGTACTGCTGTTTTCCTGCACTTGCGTGCTGCCTACCCCGGCTGCATTCAGCCAAATTCGCCTGCCGAAGCTCGTCAGCAACGGCATGGTGCTACAGCGCGAGAAGCCTGTTACCATCTGGGGTTGGGCCGCGGCAGAGGAGAAGGTCGCCATCACGTTTCAGGGTAAAACCTACCGCGCCACTGCCGATACACAAGGGCAATGGCGCGTGAGCCTACCCGCTATGAAAGCCGGCGGTCCTTACGATATGACCCTTGCAGCCAGCAACCAAGTGAAGGTAAGCGATATTCTGATTGGGGACGTGTGGCTGTGCTCGGGGCAGTCGAATATGGAAACCACCATGACCCGCGTGCGCGACAAGTACCCCGAGGAAGTAGCCACCGCCAACAACCCGCGCATCCGCCAGTTCAACGTGCCGATGAGCTACGCGTTCAACGGCCCCAAAGCCGACCTAAAAGGTGGCAGTTGGGTGCCTGTGACGCCGCAGACCATTGGTGACTACTCTGCCGTGGCCTACTTTTTCGCAAAGGATCTGTACGCTAAGTACAAAGTACCCATCGGTATTATCAAAGATGCCGTGGGTGGTTCGCCGGCCGAAGCTTGGCTGAGCGCCGACGCTTTGAAACAGTTTCCTACCTACCAGCAAGCCGCCGAGAAGTACAAAGACAGCACCCTGATAGCTAGTACTCAGCAGCGCGACCAAGCCGCCGGGCGCGACTGGCAGCGCCGCCTCTACCAAGCCGACCAGGGCGAAGCGCCTGGTCAAACTAAGTGGTCGGACCCTAGCTACAACGCCCGCGACTGGGCTACCATGAACGTGCCTGGCTACTGGGCTAACCAGACCCCGCTGGGACCCGTGAACGGCGTACTCTGGTTCCGCAAGGAAGTGGACGTGCCGGCTAGTATGGTGGGTAAGCCCGCACGCCTAGAGCTGGGTACGCTGGTGGATGCCGACTCTACCTATATCAACGGGCAGCTGGTAGGCACTACTGGCTACCAGTATCCGCCCCGCAAGTACGATTTTGAACCGGGTGTGTTGAAGCCGGGCAAGAACCTGATTGTGGTGCGCCTGGTCAGCAACGGCGGCCGCGGGGGCTTCACCCTCGACAAGGAATACCGTCTGCTGGCAGGCGACCAGACGCTGGATTTGCGCGGCCCCTGGCAGTACAAGGTAGGCGCTACAATGTCGCCCGCACCTGGTAGCACCACCTTTCAGTACCAGCCGGGTGGGTTGTACAACGGCATGATTGCCCCGGTAACGCCCTACACCATCAAAGGCATCTTGTGGTACCAGGGCGAATCGAATGCCGGCCGCCCACAGGACTATCAGGCCCTGATGACCAGCCTGATTTCCGACTGGCGCCAGCACTTGCAACAACCCAACTTGCCCTTCCTCTACGTGCAGCTACCCAACTTTATGGCTGCCAAAAAGGAGCCAGGTGAGAGCGGCTGGGCCATGATTCGTGACATTCAGCGCCGCCTGCTTACAGTACCTAACACGGGCATGGCCGTGACGCTGGGTTTGGGCGAGTGGAACGACATTCACCCCGTAACCAAGCAGCCCGTGGGGCACCGCTTGGCCTTGGCCGCTCAAAAAGTAGCCTATGGCGACAAGAACGTGGTGGCTTCGGGCCCTCTCTACCAGTCGATGCAGAAAAACGGCAACAAGGCTACGCTCACATTTTCGGGGGTGGGCAGCGGCCTAGTCGCCCAGGGCAAAGGGTCGTTGGAAGGCTTTGCCGTGGCCGGTTCCGACCACCAGTTCCACTGGGCGCAGGCGCGTATTGAAGGCAATAAAGTAGTCGTGTGGAGCGACCAAGTGAAAGACCTCGTAGCGGTGCGCTACGCCTGGGCCGATAACCCCGAAAATGCCAACCTCGCCAACAAAGAAGGCCTACCCGCTTCTACATTCCGCACCGATGATTTCTAACCCAAAACGTTTGTTGACCGGTCTGCTGCTAGCGGGTTTGAGTCTCAGTGCTCAGGCCCAGCAGGCGGCTACCGCCCTCTACCTCGACCCCAAGCAACCGCTGAACACCCGCGTCAACGACCTGATCAGCAAGCTTACGCTGGAAGAAAAGGCCGATCAGATGATGTACAACAGCAAGGCCATCGAGCGGCTGAACATCCCGGCGTATAACTGGTGGAACGAGGCCCTGCATGGGGTAGGGCGGGCTGGTGCGGCTACCGTATTTCCGCAGGCTATCGGGCTGGGCGCTACCTTCGATGAGGATCTGGCGCTGCGCGTATCTACCGCTATTTCCGACGAGGCACGGGCTATGTACAATGTGGCCGTGGCCAAGGGCTACCGCCAGCAGTACAGCGGCCTCACGTTCTGGACGCCCAACATCAACATCTTCCGCGACCCGCGTTGGGGTAGGGGACAGGAGACGTATGGTGAAGACCCTACCCTCACGGGTCGGCTGGGTGTGGCCTTCGTGCAGGGTTTGCAGGGCAACGACCCGCGCTACCTCAAAACTGCCGCCTGCGCCAAGCACTTTGCCGTACACAGCGGCCCCGAGAAACTACGCCACGAGTTCAATGCCCAGGCCTCACCTCAGGATTTGTGGGAAACCTACCTGCCCGCGTTTCACCAGCTGGTGGATGCCAAGGTTGAGGCCGTGATGTGCGCTTACAACGCCACCAACGGCGAACCATGCTGCGGCAACAGCTACCTGCTGCAAGATGTGCTGCGCGGCCAATGGAAGTTTAAAGGCCATTTGGTGAGCGACTGCTGGGCGCTAGTCGACTTTTACCAGGGCCACAAAGTGGTGAAAACGCCCGCCGAGGCCGCTGCCCTGGCCCTGGAGCGAGGCGTGAACCTGAACTGCGGCAGTGTGTATCCCTCCTTACCCGAGGCCGTGCAGAAAGGCCTCACCACCGAAGCGAAAATGGACAGCTCGCTGGCCATTTTGCTGCGCACCCGCTTCAAGCTGGGCTTATTCGACCCGCAGGGGAGCAGTCCCTACGACAAGCTGGGCGCCGAAACCATCAACAGTGATAAGCACCGCGCTTTGGCCCGCGAGGCGGCCCAAAAGTCGATTGTGCTGCTGAAAAACAACGGTGTGCTACCGCTGCGCAACGACCTAGCGAAGTACTTCGTGACCGGCCCCAACGCTGCTAACCTCGACGCGCTGCTGGGCAATTACTACGGCGTGAACCCATCGATGAGCACCATTCTGGAAGGCTTAGTGGCGGGCGTGAGCCCCGCCAGCCAGATGCAATACCGCCCCGGCGCCCTACTCGACCGCCCCAACCAGAACGGCGTGGACTGGGTGAGCGGCACGGCCCGCACCTCCGACGCTACCTTTGTGGTGCTGGGAATCAACGGGTTGCTGGAAGGGGAGGAGGGCGAATCTATTGCCTCGCCTTCGTTCGGCGACCGACTCGACTACAACCTGCCCAAAAATCAGATTGATTTCTTGCGTGGCCTACGTAAAAACAACGATAAGCCTGTTGTGGCCATTGTCACGGGTGGCTCGCCTATGAACCTGGCCGAGGTGCACGAGCTGGCCGACGCCGTGGTGCTGGCCTGGTACCCCGGCCAAGAAGGCGGCAACGCCATTGCCGATGTGGTGTTTGGTAAGGTAGCGCCATCGGGCAAGCTGCCCATCACCTTCCCCAAGTCTCTGGACCAGCTGCCGGCTTACGAAAACTACGCCATGCAGGGCCGCACCTACCGCTACATGACGCAGGAGCCACTCTACCCCTTCGGGTTTGGGCTGAGCTATGCCAAGTTTGAGTACGGCGGGCTAAAGCTGCCTAAGAAAGTGGCCAAAAATAAGCCCGTGGAGGTGGAAGCCACCGTACGCAACACTGGCAAAATGGCCGGCGAGGAAGTGGTGCAGCTCTACCTCACGCACGCGCCCCGTGCCGGCCAACAGGTGCCGCTGTTTGCGCTCAAAAATTTCCGGCGCGTGCGCCTGGAGCCGGGCGCCAGCACCACCGTGAAATTCACGCTCACCCCCGAGCAACTAGCTATGATTGATGCTCAAGGTAAAACAGTAGCCGCCAGCGGACCGGTCACGGTTTCGGTGGGTGGGGCCCTACCTGGCAAGCGTAGCCAGGCGCTGGGCGCCAGCGCTCCGGCCGTGGCTAGCCTCACTGTGCGATAAAAAAGATACTTTTAAGGATGCTATCGGAACCGTTTTCGAAAACGGTTCCGATAGTAAAAGCCCGTTTTCATATTGTTTAGGGGCTTTTTGAAGTAGTACGCTGTTCCGAACCGGTGTATCTTTCGAGAATATTAACCCTACCTTTTCCTTCTATGAACTACCTGCTTGGGTATGATATCGGCAGCTCGTCGGTGAAAGTTGCGCTTCTGGATGCCAACACGGGCAAGTGCCTAGCCAGTGCCACCTCACCCCGGCAGGAGATGGAAATCCTAGCTGTGCAGGCGGGTTGGGCCGAGCAGCGTCCCGAGCGCTGGTGGCAAGAGGCCATCAATGCCACCCAGGAGCTGAAAACCAGCTATGGCTTCGACGCGACGCAGGTAGCGGGCATCGGTATCACCTACCAAATGCACGGGCTGGTGCTGATTGATAAGGCCGGCAAGGTGCTGCGCCCCGCCATTATCTGGTGTGACAGCCGCGCCGTGGACTACGGCAACGCCGCCTTTGAAGCCTTAGGTGAGGAGTATTGCCTGCAAAACTTCCTCAACTCGCCCGGCAACTTCACGGCCTCCAAGCTGAAGTGGGTGCACGACAACGAACCGGACGTGTACGCGCAAA from Hymenobacter aerilatus harbors:
- a CDS encoding sialate O-acetylesterase yields the protein MNSLLRVVLLFSCTCVLPTPAAFSQIRLPKLVSNGMVLQREKPVTIWGWAAAEEKVAITFQGKTYRATADTQGQWRVSLPAMKAGGPYDMTLAASNQVKVSDILIGDVWLCSGQSNMETTMTRVRDKYPEEVATANNPRIRQFNVPMSYAFNGPKADLKGGSWVPVTPQTIGDYSAVAYFFAKDLYAKYKVPIGIIKDAVGGSPAEAWLSADALKQFPTYQQAAEKYKDSTLIASTQQRDQAAGRDWQRRLYQADQGEAPGQTKWSDPSYNARDWATMNVPGYWANQTPLGPVNGVLWFRKEVDVPASMVGKPARLELGTLVDADSTYINGQLVGTTGYQYPPRKYDFEPGVLKPGKNLIVVRLVSNGGRGGFTLDKEYRLLAGDQTLDLRGPWQYKVGATMSPAPGSTTFQYQPGGLYNGMIAPVTPYTIKGILWYQGESNAGRPQDYQALMTSLISDWRQHLQQPNLPFLYVQLPNFMAAKKEPGESGWAMIRDIQRRLLTVPNTGMAVTLGLGEWNDIHPVTKQPVGHRLALAAQKVAYGDKNVVASGPLYQSMQKNGNKATLTFSGVGSGLVAQGKGSLEGFAVAGSDHQFHWAQARIEGNKVVVWSDQVKDLVAVRYAWADNPENANLANKEGLPASTFRTDDF
- a CDS encoding glycoside hydrolase family 3 C-terminal domain-containing protein; this encodes MISNPKRLLTGLLLAGLSLSAQAQQAATALYLDPKQPLNTRVNDLISKLTLEEKADQMMYNSKAIERLNIPAYNWWNEALHGVGRAGAATVFPQAIGLGATFDEDLALRVSTAISDEARAMYNVAVAKGYRQQYSGLTFWTPNINIFRDPRWGRGQETYGEDPTLTGRLGVAFVQGLQGNDPRYLKTAACAKHFAVHSGPEKLRHEFNAQASPQDLWETYLPAFHQLVDAKVEAVMCAYNATNGEPCCGNSYLLQDVLRGQWKFKGHLVSDCWALVDFYQGHKVVKTPAEAAALALERGVNLNCGSVYPSLPEAVQKGLTTEAKMDSSLAILLRTRFKLGLFDPQGSSPYDKLGAETINSDKHRALAREAAQKSIVLLKNNGVLPLRNDLAKYFVTGPNAANLDALLGNYYGVNPSMSTILEGLVAGVSPASQMQYRPGALLDRPNQNGVDWVSGTARTSDATFVVLGINGLLEGEEGESIASPSFGDRLDYNLPKNQIDFLRGLRKNNDKPVVAIVTGGSPMNLAEVHELADAVVLAWYPGQEGGNAIADVVFGKVAPSGKLPITFPKSLDQLPAYENYAMQGRTYRYMTQEPLYPFGFGLSYAKFEYGGLKLPKKVAKNKPVEVEATVRNTGKMAGEEVVQLYLTHAPRAGQQVPLFALKNFRRVRLEPGASTTVKFTLTPEQLAMIDAQGKTVAASGPVTVSVGGALPGKRSQALGASAPAVASLTVR